One window of uncultured Trichococcus sp. genomic DNA carries:
- a CDS encoding ABC transporter ATP-binding protein, producing MCSLKVEEVQIKYDKQIIVKNISVTIAPQKITTIIGPNGCGKSTLLKAMSRILTCSSGDILLDGVSIFTMDTKQLAKRIAILLQRQENLSGITVEEIVSYGRFPHRKGLRGLGSEDKEIIDWAIKKTQIDELRHRYIDELSGGQRQRVWLAMALAQKTDIIFLDEPTTYLDISYQLEILELLKKLNEEEGYTIVMVLHDINQASLYSDHIVALADGKVVCQGAAEEVVTEANIASIFNIRPTIQPDEKTKKPVIIGYELINRGE from the coding sequence ATGTGCAGCCTGAAAGTTGAGGAGGTGCAAATCAAATACGACAAGCAGATTATTGTGAAAAATATCTCAGTTACCATCGCACCGCAGAAAATCACGACGATCATCGGGCCGAACGGATGCGGCAAATCTACCTTGTTGAAGGCGATGTCGCGCATCCTGACTTGCTCAAGCGGCGACATCCTGCTGGACGGTGTCTCGATCTTTACGATGGATACGAAACAGTTGGCGAAGCGGATCGCCATCCTGCTGCAGCGTCAGGAAAATCTCTCCGGTATCACGGTTGAGGAGATCGTTTCGTACGGACGGTTCCCGCACCGGAAAGGCTTGCGGGGACTGGGCAGCGAAGACAAGGAAATCATCGACTGGGCCATCAAGAAGACGCAAATCGACGAGCTGCGTCACCGCTACATCGATGAACTGTCGGGAGGGCAGCGGCAACGGGTCTGGTTGGCGATGGCGTTGGCCCAGAAGACGGACATCATTTTTCTGGATGAACCTACGACCTATCTGGACATCAGTTACCAGCTGGAGATTTTGGAACTGCTGAAGAAACTCAATGAAGAGGAAGGCTATACGATCGTGATGGTGCTGCATGACATCAATCAGGCATCGCTCTATTCCGACCATATCGTGGCGCTTGCGGACGGCAAAGTCGTTTGCCAGGGTGCGGCGGAGGAAGTGGTCACCGAAGCGAATATCGCGTCCATCTTCAACATCCGCCCGACCATCCAGCCGGACGAAAAGACAAAAAAACCCGTCATCATTGGGTATGAATTGATAAACAGAGGAGAATGA
- a CDS encoding NAD(P)/FAD-dependent oxidoreductase: protein MNEVFDVTIIGGGPSGLYSAFYSGLRNLKTKLIESQSVLGGKVNLYPDKILWDVGGLTPITGKQFLSNCITQGLTFHPTVCLNTEVSRISKVAGIFDIRASNGDHHYSKAVILAYGSGIITPNKLAVEGSEQFERTNLHYIPSSLDAFRNKQVFLSGGGNTAIEQANELLTIANGVTLACRGNELRAHEHSVETFRNNGGTLLLETQISAFRSNRQGEIEAISLSVGGEHRTVAADAVIVNHGFASKQAIAFGDAMGLQFNDNHFIEGSPDSTIGFPGIFAAGDAIAYTGKVNLLVGTFQDAVNAVNSVKQYLNPTAEKHAMVSSHNEAFVEKNKQYSV from the coding sequence TTGAACGAAGTATTTGACGTAACGATAATCGGTGGCGGGCCTTCCGGTCTGTACAGTGCTTTCTACAGCGGTTTGCGCAATCTCAAGACGAAGCTGATCGAATCCCAGTCCGTCCTCGGCGGCAAGGTCAACCTGTACCCTGACAAAATTTTGTGGGATGTAGGCGGCCTGACGCCAATCACCGGCAAACAGTTCCTTTCCAATTGCATCACGCAAGGGCTGACGTTCCACCCGACCGTCTGTCTGAATACGGAAGTCAGCCGGATCAGCAAAGTCGCCGGCATTTTCGATATCCGCGCCAGCAACGGCGACCATCATTATTCGAAAGCGGTGATCCTTGCTTACGGCAGCGGCATCATCACGCCGAACAAGCTGGCGGTGGAAGGTTCAGAGCAGTTCGAAAGGACGAATCTGCATTACATCCCGAGCAGCCTGGATGCGTTCCGCAACAAGCAGGTTTTCCTTTCTGGAGGCGGAAACACCGCGATCGAACAGGCGAACGAATTGCTGACGATCGCAAACGGCGTGACGCTGGCTTGCCGCGGCAATGAACTGCGTGCGCATGAACACAGCGTGGAGACGTTCCGCAACAACGGCGGAACGCTCCTTCTGGAAACGCAAATCAGCGCATTCCGTTCCAACCGCCAGGGCGAGATCGAGGCCATTTCCCTCTCGGTCGGCGGTGAGCACCGGACTGTGGCTGCCGATGCGGTCATCGTCAACCACGGCTTCGCCAGCAAACAGGCTATCGCTTTTGGGGATGCGATGGGCCTCCAGTTCAATGACAATCATTTCATCGAAGGCAGCCCCGACAGCACAATCGGCTTCCCCGGAATCTTCGCGGCAGGCGACGCGATCGCCTACACGGGCAAAGTCAATCTGCTGGTCGGCACCTTCCAGGACGCCGTGAACGCAGTGAACAGCGTCAAACAATACCTGAACCCCACCGCTGAAAAGCACGCGATGGTGTCCTCGCACAACGAAGCCTTCGTTGAGAAAAACAAACAGTACAGTGTGTAG
- a CDS encoding fructose bisphosphate aldolase, producing the protein MNKAQFDIVKNHKGFIAALDQSGGSTPKALALYGIPEDSYTGEEEMFTLVHEMRSRIITSPAFSSDHILGAILFEQTMDRKVEGLYTADYLWEKKGIVPFLKVDKGLDTEADGVQLMKPNPDLAALLARANERHIFGTKMRSVIKSANPEGIKKVVAQQFEVGKQILAAGLIPIIEPEVDIHSTDKAESEAILKEELLSALDGLSADQFVMLKLSIPSVDDFYKELIAHPQVLRVVALSGGYSRKEANEKLTHNPGLIASFSRALSEGLTVDLTDDEFRTSLAESIQSIYDASII; encoded by the coding sequence ATGAACAAAGCGCAATTCGATATCGTGAAAAATCACAAAGGTTTCATTGCGGCGTTGGACCAAAGCGGCGGCAGCACGCCCAAGGCACTGGCGCTGTACGGTATTCCGGAAGATAGCTACACCGGCGAAGAAGAGATGTTCACGCTTGTCCATGAGATGCGCTCCCGCATCATCACCTCGCCGGCATTCAGTTCGGATCACATATTGGGGGCCATCCTGTTCGAGCAGACGATGGACCGCAAAGTCGAGGGCCTCTATACCGCCGACTACCTGTGGGAAAAGAAAGGCATCGTACCCTTCCTGAAAGTCGATAAAGGACTCGATACGGAAGCTGATGGCGTCCAGTTGATGAAACCGAATCCCGATCTGGCTGCCCTGCTTGCACGCGCGAACGAACGACACATCTTCGGGACAAAGATGCGTTCCGTGATCAAATCAGCCAATCCTGAAGGCATCAAAAAAGTCGTCGCCCAGCAGTTCGAAGTCGGCAAACAGATCCTTGCGGCCGGTCTGATCCCGATCATCGAGCCGGAAGTCGATATCCACAGCACGGACAAAGCTGAATCGGAAGCGATCCTGAAAGAAGAATTGTTGTCGGCGCTGGATGGGCTGAGTGCGGATCAGTTCGTGATGCTGAAGCTTTCGATTCCGAGTGTCGATGATTTCTACAAGGAACTGATTGCCCATCCGCAAGTGTTGCGGGTCGTGGCATTATCCGGCGGCTATTCGCGGAAAGAAGCCAACGAAAAATTGACCCACAATCCCGGATTGATCGCGAGCTTCTCGCGGGCATTATCCGAAGGCCTGACTGTTGATCTGACAGATGATGAATTCCGGACCAGCCTGGCCGAATCGATCCAATCCATCTACGACGCGTCCATCATTTGA
- a CDS encoding nuclease-related domain-containing protein gives MAYKDRIKPELLRIYEILLTRTKISKDAYYYFLNLKKGFDGESLFDEYTKQFKIDHLFLNDLQLEVRNSSFQIDALMISTKVLVLYEIKNFEGLYHWGKEKFTRTSGTFLENPTMQLEKTKVRLELLLLEKGYSLKVEAYVIFVNPEFTLLGAPSDANFILPSQILGHFRNVQAPAQLNAEQIKLAEMLANQHDPIYPRKNPQYNYSDLSKGIICPECGTLSKIYSGYFHSCNKCGKKVNVKKAIQSSIEDFRTLFPKDKLTSSCIMDWCSCGNQKRIYRILRNDYQIIGKNRGRYYG, from the coding sequence ATGGCATACAAAGACCGGATTAAGCCTGAACTCCTGCGCATATATGAAATACTACTCACACGAACCAAAATTTCAAAAGATGCTTACTACTATTTTCTCAATCTTAAAAAAGGATTCGATGGAGAATCTTTGTTTGATGAGTACACAAAACAATTTAAAATAGATCACCTGTTTCTGAATGATCTTCAGTTGGAAGTCAGAAATTCATCATTTCAAATAGATGCTTTGATGATTTCTACCAAAGTGCTCGTGCTGTATGAAATCAAAAATTTTGAGGGCCTCTATCACTGGGGAAAAGAAAAATTCACAAGAACATCTGGTACTTTTTTGGAAAACCCAACGATGCAATTGGAGAAAACGAAGGTCCGTCTGGAACTTTTACTGTTGGAAAAAGGGTATTCGTTGAAGGTGGAGGCATATGTCATTTTTGTCAATCCAGAATTCACTTTGTTGGGAGCACCCAGTGACGCAAATTTTATTCTCCCTAGCCAGATTCTCGGGCATTTTCGTAACGTACAGGCTCCAGCTCAACTTAATGCTGAACAAATTAAACTGGCCGAAATGCTTGCAAACCAGCATGACCCAATTTACCCAAGAAAAAACCCGCAATATAATTATTCTGATTTAAGCAAAGGCATCATTTGCCCAGAATGTGGAACTTTATCGAAGATCTATAGCGGTTATTTCCACTCTTGCAACAAATGTGGGAAGAAAGTAAACGTCAAAAAGGCCATACAATCCAGTATCGAGGATTTTCGGACATTGTTCCCGAAAGATAAATTGACATCCAGCTGTATAATGGACTGGTGTAGTTGCGGAAACCAAAAGCGCATCTATAGAATTCTCAGGAATGACTACCAAATAATAGGAAAAAACCGCGGCCGCTACTACGGCTGA
- a CDS encoding amino acid ABC transporter permease, with the protein MMESIRTVFTPSNVSFMMEGLKLALLISVGVVILSIIFGTVLGLLRNYEKKVFGKLAGAYIELFRNTPLLLWMLSCSFLIPGSTITLKGSFALFLYTSAVVAEIVRGGLNSIPKGQFEAAHSQGFSFMQTLWYIVLPQAFKKIIPSLLSQVITTIKDTSFLAGLGIMEFTRSGQVILGKVTKTQEVFMVYAFLALVYFIICFTLSAIVRSWHKRNAEHA; encoded by the coding sequence ATGATGGAATCGATCAGAACAGTTTTCACACCATCGAATGTGTCATTCATGATGGAAGGATTGAAACTGGCATTGCTGATTTCGGTCGGCGTCGTCATCCTTTCGATCATCTTCGGTACGGTATTGGGCCTGTTGCGTAATTATGAGAAAAAAGTATTCGGGAAGCTGGCCGGTGCCTACATCGAGCTCTTCCGGAACACACCGCTATTATTGTGGATGCTTTCCTGCTCTTTCTTGATACCGGGCAGCACGATCACATTGAAAGGGTCTTTCGCCCTGTTCCTGTACACTTCGGCTGTCGTAGCTGAAATCGTGCGCGGCGGATTGAATTCGATACCGAAAGGGCAATTTGAAGCGGCCCATTCCCAAGGATTTTCATTCATGCAGACTTTGTGGTATATCGTTTTGCCGCAAGCTTTCAAGAAAATCATCCCTTCATTGTTGTCGCAAGTGATCACCACCATCAAGGATACATCTTTCTTGGCGGGTCTGGGAATCATGGAATTCACAAGAAGCGGACAAGTCATCCTCGGAAAAGTGACGAAAACACAAGAAGTGTTCATGGTTTATGCCTTCCTGGCGTTGGTGTACTTCATCATCTGCTTCACGCTTTCGGCAATCGTCAGAAGCTGGCACAAACGCAATGCAGAACATGCTTAA
- a CDS encoding amino acid ABC transporter permease, whose amino-acid sequence MRSTNPFALWRWESLLENSSDIGAGFIRTLQVAVLALLLALVIGVVVGTMSTAKGRLPRAVARIYVEMFQNIPLVIQIFFMYNGLAMAGLVLSEFTIGVVGVGMYHGAYIAEVVRAGILAVPKGQEEAAYSEGFNYVQTMRYIILPQMVKIILPPLTNQAVNLIKNTSVLAIIAGADLMYVADSYASYSLNYGPAYAVAGLLYFLLCFPLATFARKYEQKLKDNDTVVVNVGVDIPEVME is encoded by the coding sequence ATGAGAAGTACCAATCCATTCGCTCTCTGGCGTTGGGAAAGCCTTCTTGAAAACAGCAGCGACATTGGAGCCGGATTTATCCGGACACTCCAAGTCGCTGTGTTGGCGTTATTGCTGGCTTTGGTCATCGGGGTTGTCGTGGGAACCATGTCCACGGCAAAAGGCCGATTGCCTCGTGCTGTTGCCAGAATATACGTGGAAATGTTTCAGAATATCCCGTTGGTTATCCAAATCTTCTTCATGTACAATGGGCTTGCCATGGCAGGCTTGGTGCTGAGCGAATTTACGATCGGGGTAGTCGGTGTAGGGATGTATCACGGTGCCTACATCGCTGAAGTCGTTCGTGCAGGTATCCTCGCTGTTCCGAAAGGCCAAGAAGAGGCAGCTTACTCAGAGGGCTTCAACTATGTCCAAACAATGCGTTACATCATTTTGCCGCAGATGGTCAAAATCATTTTGCCGCCTTTGACCAATCAAGCCGTCAACTTGATCAAAAATACTTCCGTGTTGGCGATCATCGCCGGAGCGGACCTGATGTATGTAGCCGATTCTTATGCTTCATACAGTCTGAACTACGGACCTGCTTACGCAGTTGCCGGATTGCTTTACTTCCTGCTTTGCTTCCCGCTTGCAACATTTGCGCGGAAATACGAGCAAAAACTGAAAGACAATGATACGGTTGTCGTCAACGTTGGCGTGGATATTCCGGAGGTGATGGAATGA
- a CDS encoding transporter substrate-binding domain-containing protein, translating to MKKKNLWVSLCLSAALFLGACGSDASDTADSANGTATDASGQVTVESIKEAGVLKVGVKEDVPNFGLRNTETNEIEGFEIDIAKKIAEEILGDPEAIELVPVTAKTRGPLLDNGEVDMVIATFTVTEERKETYNFSDAYYVDAVGLLVKKAKGYTGLADMDGATIGVAQSSTTADAINAEAEQYGISLSYSEYATYPEIKAALDSGRVDAFSVDRSILAGYLDDSTQILKDRFATQDYGVAIKKSNTELATSVNELITAWGEDGTLDALITEWGLGE from the coding sequence ATGAAAAAGAAAAATCTATGGGTTTCATTATGTTTATCAGCTGCATTGTTCTTGGGTGCGTGCGGCAGCGATGCTTCAGATACAGCAGATTCTGCAAACGGCACTGCAACGGATGCTTCCGGTCAAGTAACGGTTGAATCAATCAAAGAAGCTGGCGTATTGAAAGTCGGCGTCAAAGAAGATGTACCGAATTTCGGATTAAGAAACACTGAAACGAATGAAATTGAAGGTTTTGAAATCGACATCGCCAAAAAAATCGCTGAAGAAATCTTAGGTGATCCTGAAGCGATCGAACTGGTTCCGGTAACCGCAAAAACGCGTGGTCCATTATTGGATAACGGCGAAGTCGACATGGTCATCGCAACGTTCACAGTAACAGAAGAACGTAAAGAAACTTACAACTTCTCTGATGCTTACTATGTGGATGCAGTCGGCCTTTTGGTTAAGAAAGCTAAAGGCTACACTGGTTTGGCTGACATGGACGGCGCTACAATCGGGGTTGCCCAAAGCTCAACAACTGCTGATGCAATCAATGCTGAAGCTGAGCAATACGGCATTTCCTTGAGCTACTCAGAATACGCGACTTACCCAGAAATCAAAGCTGCTTTGGATTCCGGCCGTGTGGATGCATTCAGCGTGGACAGATCCATCTTGGCGGGCTACTTGGATGATTCAACTCAAATCCTGAAAGACCGCTTCGCTACACAAGATTACGGTGTTGCGATCAAGAAATCAAACACAGAATTGGCAACGTCTGTTAATGAACTAATCACTGCATGGGGAGAAGACGGCACCCTTGATGCATTGATTACTGAGTGGGGCTTGGGCGAATAA
- a CDS encoding amino acid ABC transporter ATP-binding protein, translating to MIKLEHVNKYFGANHVLKDINLEVAEGEKVVIIGPSGSGKSTTVRCMNFLEEPTDGKVFIDGEEVTPKNKLDIVRHSSAMVFQQFNLYPHMTVLGNLTIGPMKLQGKTKKEAEEMAYEYLDIVGLREKANVYPSTLSGGQQQRVAIARALCSQRKIILFDEPTSALDPETVQEVLDVMIKLSSMNITMVVVTHEMGFARQVADRVIFMADGMIIEEGTPEHFFDNPTNERTKAFLGKILR from the coding sequence TTGATTAAGTTAGAGCACGTAAATAAGTATTTCGGCGCCAACCATGTGTTGAAGGATATCAACCTGGAAGTTGCCGAAGGGGAAAAAGTGGTCATTATCGGGCCTTCCGGTTCCGGTAAGAGTACAACGGTCCGTTGTATGAATTTCCTCGAAGAACCTACAGACGGGAAAGTTTTTATAGATGGCGAAGAAGTCACACCTAAAAATAAGTTGGATATTGTGCGCCATTCCTCTGCCATGGTTTTTCAACAATTTAATCTTTATCCACATATGACAGTGTTAGGGAACTTGACAATCGGCCCTATGAAGCTGCAAGGCAAAACCAAAAAAGAAGCGGAAGAAATGGCTTACGAATATTTGGATATCGTCGGCTTGCGCGAAAAGGCGAACGTCTATCCTTCAACGCTTTCAGGAGGTCAACAACAAAGGGTTGCGATTGCAAGAGCGCTTTGCTCACAACGGAAAATCATTCTTTTTGATGAACCTACTTCGGCATTGGATCCTGAGACGGTTCAGGAAGTATTGGATGTCATGATCAAACTTTCCAGCATGAACATCACAATGGTTGTCGTGACGCATGAAATGGGCTTTGCGAGACAGGTTGCCGATCGGGTCATCTTCATGGCTGACGGCATGATCATAGAGGAAGGCACTCCGGAGCACTTCTTCGATAATCCGACAAATGAGCGGACAAAAGCTTTCTTGGGTAAAATTTTAAGATAA
- a CDS encoding haloacid dehalogenase-like hydrolase yields the protein MPEKHNKILSSKNWAPHTHQALNAVIAAYGNQNSSFDPADPPYVVFDFDNTSAIMDIEDTLMLYMLLHLDYRLTPDQFHAILTEGLENVGATLETRLDPSNPLATIGNIAADIKTAYAWLYDHYEGFMQGGTLSLEEAKNSSYYEEFAAKIRLFYTVINGDFKRKAGYPWMTYLFAQRTSEDLRQLAYQSISYWLQYGKFERVTLTSPAELPSKAGIIVSHYDTGLAFPTELKELYHVLKANGIVVYVISASPADVVQVAATHPDFGYGLDNEHVIGMYYNKDENGLIQPCMQPGKNITKGPGKTAVITEQLMPKHNENQPLMLFGDSTGDYDMMMELQDVKLCVLFNRYLNDDTQKLAREAFRTIEDANPRIVLQGRDENKGRLRPSEKTILLGTQEEVLIHEA from the coding sequence TTGCCAGAAAAACATAATAAAATTCTTTCTTCCAAAAACTGGGCACCGCATACGCACCAAGCGCTGAATGCTGTCATCGCTGCCTACGGGAACCAAAACAGTTCATTCGACCCAGCTGACCCTCCTTACGTTGTATTTGATTTCGACAATACTTCCGCCATCATGGATATAGAAGATACCTTGATGCTTTACATGTTGTTGCATCTGGATTACCGTTTGACGCCTGATCAGTTCCACGCGATTTTGACGGAGGGTCTCGAGAATGTCGGTGCGACGCTGGAGACGCGCCTCGATCCGAGCAATCCGTTGGCTACTATCGGCAACATTGCAGCTGACATCAAAACGGCTTACGCTTGGCTGTATGATCATTATGAAGGTTTCATGCAAGGCGGGACCCTATCGCTCGAAGAAGCAAAAAACTCTTCTTATTATGAAGAGTTCGCCGCAAAAATCCGCCTGTTCTATACGGTCATCAACGGCGACTTCAAAAGAAAAGCCGGCTATCCTTGGATGACTTACCTTTTCGCGCAACGCACCAGCGAAGATTTGCGCCAACTCGCTTACCAATCCATTTCTTATTGGTTGCAGTACGGCAAATTCGAACGCGTAACCTTGACGAGCCCGGCTGAACTGCCGAGCAAAGCCGGCATCATCGTTTCCCATTACGATACAGGCTTAGCGTTCCCTACCGAATTGAAGGAGCTCTACCATGTGCTGAAGGCGAACGGCATCGTCGTATATGTCATTTCGGCTTCACCGGCGGATGTCGTCCAGGTTGCCGCAACGCATCCGGACTTCGGTTACGGGTTGGACAACGAGCATGTCATCGGCATGTATTACAACAAGGATGAGAACGGCCTGATCCAACCGTGCATGCAGCCGGGCAAAAACATCACCAAAGGCCCCGGTAAAACTGCCGTCATCACGGAGCAACTGATGCCGAAACACAACGAAAATCAGCCGCTGATGCTCTTCGGGGACAGCACCGGCGACTACGATATGATGATGGAACTGCAGGACGTTAAACTCTGCGTCCTCTTCAACCGCTACCTGAATGACGACACCCAAAAATTGGCGCGCGAAGCCTTCCGCACCATCGAGGATGCGAACCCGCGCATCGTTCTGCAAGGACGCGACGAAAACAAAGGCCGCCTGCGCCCTTCCGAAAAGACAATCCTTCTGGGAACCCAAGAAGAAGTACTCATCCACGAAGCATAG
- a CDS encoding glycoside-pentoside-hexuronide (GPH):cation symporter, with translation MQHASANKVQNVTDDKKNVREFGLLDKLAYMAGDIANDLFFIFSSSFLMLFYTKVLGISGAVVGTLFLSARVVDAFTDMGMGRLVDTMKPTKDGRFRVWIKRVAPFAVVAGFLMFLSVVQNWSMTAKIVYIFVTYLFWGSFCYTAINIPYGSMASVISDKPEDRASLSVFRSMGASIASIFISFFVPLFVYTTDANGAQVVIPERFTIIAAIFAVLAFALYQFCYHYSIERVQIPQKPDTEKESFGKEFAKIAKGLSSNRALGGIIAAAIFLLLSMLLVNTMNAFLYADYFNSSKTLAIAGVLGTVGTLLIAPFANKIASRFGKKESATVSLFFSAIVYAVLYFIHTDNVMLFLPMAFIASLGMNYFNVVIWAFITDIIDYQEVKTGSADSGTVYAVYSFSRKLGQALAGGLGGFALAAIGYASGAATQNAAVLDSIYDVATIVPAIGYTGVALCLWFIYPLTKEKVAENVAILAERRKAAK, from the coding sequence ATGCAACACGCAAGCGCAAATAAAGTACAAAATGTAACCGATGACAAAAAAAATGTAAGGGAATTCGGATTACTGGATAAATTAGCCTATATGGCGGGGGACATCGCAAATGACTTGTTCTTCATTTTCTCAAGTTCTTTCTTGATGTTGTTCTACACGAAAGTATTGGGCATCAGCGGAGCAGTTGTAGGTACGTTATTCTTGTCAGCACGGGTTGTCGATGCTTTTACGGATATGGGTATGGGACGTCTGGTTGACACGATGAAGCCTACAAAAGATGGCCGCTTCCGTGTTTGGATCAAACGCGTAGCACCATTCGCTGTTGTCGCCGGGTTCCTGATGTTCCTGTCGGTCGTTCAAAATTGGTCCATGACTGCAAAAATTGTCTATATTTTCGTGACATACCTGTTCTGGGGCAGCTTCTGTTACACGGCGATCAACATCCCTTATGGATCGATGGCATCCGTCATCAGTGATAAACCGGAAGACCGTGCTTCACTTTCCGTGTTCCGCAGTATGGGAGCCAGCATCGCCAGCATCTTCATTTCTTTCTTTGTTCCATTGTTCGTCTACACGACTGATGCAAATGGTGCACAAGTAGTCATTCCGGAACGTTTCACGATCATTGCTGCAATCTTTGCAGTTCTGGCTTTTGCGCTGTATCAGTTCTGCTATCACTACTCGATCGAGCGCGTACAGATTCCGCAAAAACCGGATACAGAAAAAGAATCCTTCGGCAAAGAATTCGCAAAAATCGCAAAAGGTCTGTCTTCAAACCGTGCTTTAGGCGGCATCATCGCTGCTGCAATCTTCCTGTTGTTGTCCATGCTGTTGGTTAACACAATGAACGCATTTCTGTACGCCGATTATTTCAACAGTTCAAAAACATTGGCAATAGCAGGTGTTCTGGGAACTGTCGGAACACTGTTGATTGCGCCTTTCGCAAACAAAATCGCTTCTCGCTTCGGCAAAAAAGAATCAGCGACAGTATCGTTGTTCTTCTCGGCAATTGTGTACGCAGTCCTGTACTTCATCCATACAGACAATGTCATGCTGTTCTTGCCGATGGCGTTTATTGCAAGTCTGGGCATGAACTACTTCAACGTCGTCATTTGGGCGTTCATCACGGACATCATCGACTACCAAGAAGTCAAAACCGGAAGTGCGGATAGCGGTACAGTGTATGCTGTCTACTCTTTCTCAAGAAAACTTGGCCAAGCGTTGGCTGGCGGTTTGGGAGGTTTCGCTCTGGCTGCCATCGGGTATGCATCCGGTGCAGCAACGCAAAATGCAGCCGTCCTTGACAGCATCTACGATGTGGCGACAATCGTACCGGCCATCGGTTACACAGGTGTTGCGCTATGCCTATGGTTCATCTATCCACTGACAAAAGAAAAAGTTGCAGAAAACGTTGCTATTTTGGCTGAACGCCGTAAAGCAGCAAAATAA
- a CDS encoding PTS transporter subunit EIIC: protein MSKLPNYQEIAKKIVAIVGDDNIVSATHCATRLRLQVKDRKAIDDDQVEEVAEVKGVFYNAGQYQIILGSGIVNKVYAELQALYSFNEASKDEIAKDESSALQRGVRNIADIFVPIIPILGATGLFLGLKGVLFNETVLGAMGLTPNAIPAWLSASVTVLTDTAFGFLTAFICWSAFKKVGGLPIIGFLIGLMLVSPALPNAYAVAGGTAEPIMAFGIIPLVGYQGSILTALITGIIGANLEKKLRKVMPNAMDLIFTPFVVILVSVFIALFVLGPLVHGFEAQAVKLIEMFLHLPLGIGGLIIGFIYPIAVMTGMHHMFIMIETSLIASTGFNPLITVCAMYGFANAAVCLAIALRTNSAAVKTAGISATVTQMLGISEPALFGVVMRTGMKAIGVMLASSALGGMALSLLGIQANSYGLAVLLSPLMYIYDPYQLTMYVVIGIATFILAFVLTNVLVMGNETIVTKVKIQH from the coding sequence ATGTCTAAATTGCCGAATTACCAGGAGATTGCCAAAAAAATAGTAGCGATAGTGGGGGACGATAATATCGTCTCCGCTACCCACTGCGCGACGCGTTTGCGTCTGCAGGTGAAGGACCGCAAAGCAATCGATGACGATCAGGTGGAGGAAGTGGCAGAAGTCAAAGGCGTATTCTATAACGCCGGCCAATACCAGATCATCCTCGGATCCGGCATCGTCAACAAAGTATACGCCGAATTGCAAGCGCTGTATTCCTTCAATGAAGCTTCCAAAGACGAAATCGCAAAGGATGAATCATCGGCACTGCAGCGGGGAGTGCGAAACATCGCGGATATCTTTGTCCCGATCATCCCGATCCTTGGCGCAACCGGATTGTTTTTGGGACTGAAGGGCGTGCTGTTCAATGAGACCGTACTGGGCGCGATGGGGCTTACGCCTAATGCCATCCCGGCTTGGCTAAGCGCCAGTGTTACCGTGTTGACGGATACCGCTTTCGGTTTCCTGACCGCCTTCATTTGCTGGTCGGCGTTCAAAAAGGTCGGCGGTTTGCCGATTATCGGCTTCCTGATCGGATTGATGCTCGTTTCGCCGGCCTTGCCGAATGCCTATGCGGTAGCGGGCGGAACGGCTGAACCGATTATGGCTTTCGGAATCATTCCGTTGGTCGGTTACCAAGGTTCGATTTTGACAGCTTTGATCACCGGGATAATCGGCGCCAATCTGGAGAAGAAGCTGCGGAAGGTGATGCCGAACGCGATGGACCTCATCTTCACACCGTTTGTGGTCATCCTGGTTTCCGTGTTCATCGCGCTGTTTGTGCTCGGCCCCTTGGTGCACGGCTTCGAGGCGCAGGCTGTCAAACTGATCGAGATGTTCCTGCATTTGCCTTTGGGCATAGGCGGCCTGATCATCGGGTTCATCTATCCGATAGCGGTCATGACCGGGATGCACCACATGTTCATCATGATCGAAACATCGCTGATAGCGTCAACCGGATTCAACCCGCTGATCACGGTTTGCGCGATGTACGGTTTTGCGAACGCCGCCGTATGTCTGGCGATTGCTTTGCGGACAAACAGCGCCGCCGTAAAAACGGCCGGCATTTCCGCGACCGTCACCCAGATGTTGGGCATCAGCGAACCGGCGCTGTTCGGGGTCGTGATGCGCACCGGTATGAAGGCGATCGGTGTGATGTTGGCGAGTTCCGCTCTAGGAGGCATGGCCCTTTCGCTGTTGGGAATCCAGGCGAACAGTTATGGATTGGCAGTGTTGTTGTCTCCATTGATGTATATCTATGATCCGTATCAATTGACGATGTACGTGGTGATCGGCATCGCAACCTTCATTCTGGCATTTGTTTTGACGAACGTGCTGGTGATGGGTAATGAAACAATTGTGACGAAGGTCAAAATTCAGCATTAA